A DNA window from Solanum lycopersicum chromosome 3, SLM_r2.1 contains the following coding sequences:
- the LOC101258727 gene encoding serine/threonine/tyrosine-protein kinase HT1-like encodes MDEEATSWIRRTKFSHTICHRLDAARLSSTTVSFQPRSITGAKTRPGTTSLNSRPDPTVKQIQQNLSAKKQRALSPLPKTKLPDTFKEARSNQRRFSTPHPQRKGHEKGIVGKLFLKDSHEKKIASSSSAISKSAAKFNDKSKSRNWKDSAWTKYFDQNGRRVTAVETTDEYTVDLSKLFLGLRFAHGAHSQLYHGIYRDEPVAVKMIKLPDDDDNGALATRLENQFTREVTLLSQLHHQNVVKFVGACRKTPVFCVVTEYLSEGSLRAYLHKLEDKSINLQKLIALALDIAHGMQYIHSQGIIHRDLKPENILIDENFHLKIADFGIACEEAYCDLLADDPGTYRWMAPEMIKRKSYGRKVDVYSFGLILWEMVAGTVPYEDMTPVQAAFAVVNKNMRPPIPGDCPLAMRTLIEQCWSLQPEKRPEFWQIVKVLEQFESSVAHDGTLNLVQNSMFHHKKGFLHWIQKLGSAHQNASSKS; translated from the exons ATGGACGAGGAAGCTACTTCTTGGATTAGGAGAACGAAATTTTCTCATACCATTTGTCATAGGTTGGATGCAGCTAGATTGTCCAGTACCACTGTCAGTTTTCAGCCTAGAAGTATTACAGGTGCCAAAACTAGACCTGGAACGACTTCTCTCAATTCAAGACCTGATCCAACTGTTAAGCAAATTCAGCAAAACCTGAGTGCAAAGAAGCAGAGGGCTTTATCCCCTCTTCCGAAAACCAAACTTCCCGATACCTTTAAGGAAGCTCGATCTAATCAGAGGAGATTTTCGACTCCACATCCTCAAAGGAAGGGACATGAGAAGGGTATTGTGGGTAAGTTGTTCCTCAAAGATTCTCATGAAAAGAAAATAGCTAGTTCCAGTTCTGCTATTTCAAAGTCAGCAGCGAAGTTCAATGACAAATCAAAGAGCCGGAACTGGAAAGATTCTGCGTGGACAAAGTACTTTGATCAAAATGGGCGCAGGGTTACGGCTGTAGAAACAACTGATGAATATACTGTTGATCTTTCCAAGCTATTTCTTGGGCTTCGGTTTGCTCATGGTGCGCATAGTCAGCTTTACCATGGAATATACAGGGATGAACCTGTTGCTGTGAAAATGATAAAACTACCTGATGATGACGATAATGGAGCTTTAGCAACTCGGTTGGAGAATCAGTTTACCAGAGAAGTTACTCTCTTGTCTCAACTCCACCATCAAAATGTCGTAAAG TTTGTAGGAGCATGCAGAAAGACACCAGTTTTTTGTGTTGTAACTGAGTATCTATCTGAGGGTTCTTTGAGAGCATACCTTCACAAGCTTGAGGACAAGTCCATAAACTTGCAAAAACTGATTGCATTGGCCTTGGATATTGCTCATGGGATGCAATATATTCACTCACAAGGCATTATTCATAGGGATCTCAAACCGGAAAATATACTTATCGATGAGAACTTCCACCTTAAAATTGCAGATTTTGGAATTGCTTGTGAGGAAGCATATTGTGATCTTTTGGCTGATGATCCCGGTACTTACCGATGGATGGCACCTGAGATGATTAAACGAAAATCATATGGACGGAAGGTGGATGTGTATAGTTTTGGACTCATTTTATGGGAAATGGTGGCTGGAACCGTTCCTTATGAAGACATGACACCAGTACAGGCTGCTTTTGCTGTTGTGAACAAg AATATGAGACCACCTATTCCTGGGGACTGCCCTCTTGCCATGAGAACGTTGATCGAACAGTGTTGGTCTTTGCAACCAGAAAAGAGGCCTGAGTTTTGGCAGATCGTGAAGGTACTGGAGCAGTTTGAATCTTCAGTTGCGCATGATGGGACTCTGAATCTAGTACAAAATTCAATGTTTCATCACAAGAAGGGGTTCCTTCATTGGATCCAAAAACTTGGATCCGCACATCAAAATGCTTCATCAAAGTCTTAA